The nucleotide window TGCAAACTTTCCAtgcgtatgggttcgtgattgattaacggaaaaacaacggagtgtagagagtaaacatgaatgaactagaatgggaaacatGTCCAGACCAAGTATTTATGAGAAATCtgggtgtgacaaggtaataacaaaatgtataaatgaataatagcaagataaaatggagtgtataatgaataatatttaatgggaatataaaatgaggtgatatcggataataaaacatGTATTTCAAGGGTGAAACGTTTTATTCACACGTGGGTATTACATCGAAGGAATGGTATAGCTGTACtagatcaagtaaaatacttgaataaaccgggtgaagtCGTATAgttgaatgtggcgggtaaaatgacgtaGACAATGaggaggggttataagagaagaagtaatcctattggaGAAGGTGGAGTAtatgcgcaggtgggaggagtttacgCGCAAAAGGTTGAAAACtgttatgtacaaacgaacgaacgaaaccgactacaaccgacccgtagaaaatcgacaaataaatgaaaaatataccattaGTATCGGATATAGATAATTAGTGTATTTTTTCcttggtttattatacatccaagaaggtaatgtatagagaagaaaaggcttgttttaccgtTATATACAGATTCCTCAGTATGTTTTTCCCATCCAATACCCCGAGTTCCCGCTAGGGGTCCCCAATTATcggcggaaatatatatatatatatatatatatatatatatatatatatatatatatataatatatatatatatatatatatatatatatatatctgaaactattcatttgcgataggaacgagtgtcattttcgaccttttcctatagaaaataaaagtagtttgtcccctaggttacattaccatgtaatacagtacaataataccatatatgtatatatatatatatatatatatatatatgtgtgtgtgtgtgtgtgtgtgtgtatgtgtttgtgtgtgtgtgtgtgttttgtgataCTGTTCCATATGACTCCAGACTCAAGCAAGTAAATCTTTGAAGCACCTGAACCAACACACTTTAGAAAGTCATTTGACTGTGCCTTTCGATATTCATTGGTAATCAAGTAGAAATTCTTAACAGTtatattagtaatattgataatatcagtaAGTGATATTGtttatagtagtagtaatgatgaatTTTTTTAACGCGAAGCGAACATTTTTAACAATACAAATGCCAAATCGAAGGgaaaatataacacacacacatacacacacacacacacacacacacacacatatatatatatatatatatatatatataaacaaaaaaaaatctacttataaCCACatgaattaaaaataacaatattgctGACTAGAAATGTACTAAAATAGGATAACTACCAAAAATATTGAGGAAATCATTCATGGCAAATGTGAAAAATAGATGATTATATCATACGAGCTTGAAAAAAATACTACTTTAGTTACTAAAACTCACAAAAAATATCCCTTTCAGGGAATGAATACAAGAGATCAAACAAATAAATAGTTCTGTCATGCCTCAAacatattttatatagtatactaACTAAATGACCAAACCTAGTACTTCCATAGAGCCAAATAAACGAAATACTCGAACAGTAGACaaaggcctctttttttttttcctttccttcagAATACGATTTAATAATCTGGATATAACTGGGACAAGAACAGTCTCGTAAATTGTCCTTCAATTTTTCCTTCGTTCTAGCTTTAGTTCACTCAAGAAGGACTCGCAATGACATCATTTGCAGAATATTTTTTCGAATAATGATGGAATGTCAGGTGAAAGGCGGAGTTCGTAAACAAGCAACTGgaattttcagtctctctctctctctctctctctctctctctctctctctctctctaataaccatGTCAAGGTAGAAAGAAATTGTTTCAGAATAACGATGACATCGAAAGTTTGCGCAATAGATGTTTTCATGTTAGCAAGGACGTGCTTTTTAATGTCAAAGGTCGCCTATGCCGAGCATTGGTTTGTTTTGTGGACGAAATAGCTAAAATTCACTAAGAAtctaatattcttttataaaaGTATTACCCATCTATTCTATAAGTTCCTGTTACtaagaattttattttcaatattgtgcTAAAACATACTTTGTCAATAGtataataaacaaaaggaaatgatCCGAAACAGAATCTCTTTCATGTTTACCTACTTgaaaattcattataaataaagGATTGCATATCAATATGttatcaggagaaaaaaaaaaaaacattgtgctTTATATTCCCCAAATTGTCTGGAAAATTATCCTTTTATTGCTAAAAGTATGCGTAGTTATTTTTATTagataggaattttttttatttaacatatagTAATTACCATGAAAAAATAGAGACAAAGAAAAgagatatatttttcttatcttttatcattattattattattattattattattattattattattttccttttcttttattattattattattattattattattattattattatcattattattattattattattgatattattattattattacaatctacaaACATCAATGACTGGAATAAGAAAAGCAACAAGCCCAGAGTCTCATAGAGGACAAATAGCCCATGACAGAAAGGACACCGGAAAGTTAATGATGATCTAtggaatagaaattataaaaagaaaaaaaaatcaatattaataaaaaaaaaaagttaaaaacatgAAATATGAGATCGAACTTTTGTCAGCTTCTTTTGTAAGAAATAATGATCAGATGTAAGAAAGTGATGATAATTGTAacttatatagaaataataatcacGTCTTTTGCTTTTCAACAGACTGTCATCATGGGTAAGTCTTGAAGGATAGGCCTTTTCTCAATATATCTTTCTACATTAATTCTTATTAAATCTCTATCCTTGAGAAACTGAGATAAAAAGATCTAGTTTATTTTCTAAGAGAATTGATTATATAATGCATAAATAGCcaaaaaattatatgaagaaaTCCTGAAATAATAGATAATTCAAAAATAAgggaaacatggttaaataaatcTTTTCTTCAAGTTCAACTTAAAAATGCAGAAAGAGAAAGATAACTCTCTAATTCTGTTATTAATTCCGAcatgaaaaaagtaaaagtaaaaaatcatatctatatatcataCTTAGTAGGAAGACTCAATGGAAAGCTATTTGAGGGGAAAAAAAAGAAGTTCATGACATGGTCGATGTAGAATAAGCAACACTAACAAAATGCATTGGTGATATATCATAATCATTGTCTctgttgtctgtctgtctgtctgtatgtatgtctaTAATGCTCTTGTTACTATACTTGAGGACAGGGAGATGGTAAAAATAAAAGAATGCATTCTATAcctataatgctctctctctctctctctctctctctctctctctctctctctctctctctctctctctctctcattttaagaacATAAGAACGGGAATTAAACTAGGAAGGACAATCAGTATCCAAGGTGATTTTATTAACTTTTgtcctctttatctctctctcacaTTGGAGATGCCTCCCTTTATGCCtatgaaaaaactataaaaacttctccaattctctctctctctctctctctctctctctctctctctctctctctctctctctctctctctctctctctctctgcatttgttGAATGCATGCCCCACTTATAACACCGaaataaatagatatctgtttgaaactcggggtgaggatggcaggttcatctttgccaagactCTTGGGCATGATGTGACGTACAATGCTAGCgatatttttagattaatttcagaatcaggtcttctgaaagttattcaaatttttaatgacatatttacatttatggttttatttgaataatctgttattctttatttacaataaacgatatcggcgtcaatgacgtttgatataaggatgccagaaaagtgcaaaccaatctctctctctctctctctctctctctctctctctctctctctctctctctctctctctctctctctctctctctatcttacacacacacacacacacacacacacacacacacaagcacactggAATTGCTGCTATAAATGATCCTAGTAAGTACTTATTGGCATATTGTGAAGGCTTTTCATTAACGTCTGGTgcctaatttgaatatattttgataaGATGATATACTCTAGATTTCTATTTTCTAATAACACTGAAAGATAAATTTTAAGTTTACAAACAAATAGGTTTATTTGAAACCAGTGAGTTAAATCGGTTTCAGGAGCACATTTTGGTGGAACAAATACAGAATTCGAGCTTCACAATCcttaaaaaaatattgtatatgtTCACGATTAAATGAGTTTATACAAAAGCATACTCACCAAAGGGCTCAGACAGTATTTCAGTATGCTCTTTGTACCCTCGGagggagttaaaattctggatatggTGGAAGCAACAATAAGGGCTGGAAAAACGACGATGACAAAAAGTTGATGTTAGTTCAATGAGAACAAACTTTTGTTAAGATATGATTATCCTTCTGTAGAGATGTCCAAATATCTGAAAACTGTTAGAAGTTTCAATCATGgaatttatgtctctctctctctctctctctctctctctctctctctctctctctctctctgtagttcaaATGTAATGATCCCTCATTAGCTTTTCTATCAAACTTTCAATAAACTTCAGAAtaagttttatttcaatataaccgGTATCGGAGTTATCACAGTTCCAAAGCGTTACTTCGTTCTAATGCAAGACTgctgtacgcgatccgtcaatagTAGCGGCATAAGACACACCAACAAGCACACGCACAGGTTCAGCCCTTCCAACCCCCTACTCATTTACTAACTACAACAAAGCATTTATTAGCTTAAAGGGTACCCCTAACACCAAGGTATGTTTGCTCCCTCTCCCGCCTACAGAGGGACGGGGTGAGACCGAATAGCGATGCATCTGTAAATGTAACTAGGCGTtaacaaaaattttatatatatatatatatatatatatatatatatatatatatatacacgcatatatatatatatatatatatatatatatatatatatatatatatacatgcatatatatatatatatatatatatatatatatatatatatatatatatatatatatagatagatagatagatagataaatagatagatagatataaatatagacagaaaaaagaggaatggatggaaagagtgcgagcagtgattaaaggggaatcgtagAGTTacctgtcatttctgaatgtgcctcctgAGAAATTTCTTATTGAAAATGATCTCTTATATTGTACTCACGAGAAGAGAGGAGAGggattttgtgcatgggtagttcttcctccctccttaattaaatgagccatccgcgttgtacatgcaagtccgtatgcagggcatttagggattgatagaacattaaggagagcacgtgaatccttcttttggttaacaatgaaaaagtctatagagagttatataaaaggttgtcatgcttgtaactgtttcaaagaacataaaaacattgtacCGGAAGCCGGAAAGTGGCCGGttgttcccattaaattctatagagtgcatatagatgtagtaggaccatttcctactgggttaacacaacataagtatatatatatatatatatatatatatatatatatatatatatatatatatatatatatattatgacgggcttgagtgaaccttacctggtggctaggtttggggatgttactggtctgttatcactcaagttatccctcataaatttaaaatatcaccaccaacaaaaatattattctttttgtctgcttcacttgttgttttaaccacttttaattacctcttttaattacctctccaatccagcaggaacttaattaaacactaaagacaatctgtaatttaatacttaaataaataaacttaaattccaatataattactttcacacgcaatatcacaaaacacaaaaacaattataataaacaaaagaaagagatgttttcaacactgcactgaatagttctctgaagaaacacacaaattacaagtgcaaagaaggctaaggaatgcaaatatctgtatgactaagttaaggaaaagaaaccaaggataatgtagaatagttaacataactgataatagatggcgttgaacattaaacacccgatatcatcatatttacactaataattttttacagttttttctaataattatgacgttccgtcatagaTCCTCCCCCCAAAGAGCATCCTACTTAGGATGGCTGGGATGAGAGATAGCAGGAAGTCTGGATAATGCGTCGGCAATTTTGTTTTGATGTCCTGGGATCGCACGGAGCTCAAGATTATATCTTGTGAGATAGTACGACCAACGTAACAATTTGTCGTTCAGTAGTCGAGATCTATCCAGGAAGGTTAAAGGTCGATGATCTGTATAGACGATGACCCTGTGGTTGCATTCTAAATATGGAGCAAAGTGACGAAGAGCAGCTATGATGGCAAAAAGCTCCTTTTCTATGGTTGCCCATCTAATTTGTGAACCTTTGAATGAGCCTGAGAAATAAGATACTGGAAACAAGTAGTCCAGTGGCGGCTCATCTCCAGACTTGCAAGCTGATGACATCTGTAGAAGTACTGCACCGTATCCCAAATTGCTTGCATCTACCTGGAGTAAAAAATCTTGATTGAAATTTGGGGCTTTAAGAATGGGTTTAGATACAAATACTCTTTTCAAATTATTAAAGAGCTGTTGATGCTTTTCTTCCCAATAAAAAGAGATCTTTGGAgatgttaaattatataaagacGCAGTGATTTCAGAGTAATTCTTAATAAAGCGAGAATAGTATGAAGTCATTCCTAGAAATGATTTTAACTCTTTCTTGTTTGTTGGAATTGGATAATCAAGTATACTTGCAATGTTGACGTCTTTGGGCATTATACTTCCACCTCCGATTGTATGCCCCAGATAAGTTACCTTAGCTCTCCCAAAAGCACTCTTGGCCAAATTAACCGTTAACCTTGAAGACCTGAAGCGATGGAAGAGTTCTTCGAGGGTTTGCAGGTGTTCGTCCCAGTCGTCACTAGCTACCACCACGTCATCCAGATATACGtaagtgtctttcatatttcttattacctctgacatcatcctttgaaaggtggcaggagcattagttaaaccaaatggcatgaccttataagagaataacccaaatggagttataaatgatgagatttctttagctgattgagttagaggtacttggtaatagcctttcattaagtctatccgtgtaagaattttcttattaccaatgctatcaaggatatcattgattctaggtaatgggaatgaatcttttacagttaccttatttaacttacgataatcagtacagagtcttagttgattattaggtttaggtactaggagacagggtgaagcccatggtgaagtgcttggttctgcaaGGTCATTATCTAGTAAATACTGTACCTCTTGTTTCAACGAGTCCAACTTCTTGCCTACCATACGGTAGTACGTCTGGCGTATGGGAGTAACACCTGACTCGATGACGATATCATGTTGAATGGTTTGACTTCTCTGCAAACTGTCAGAACATACTTCATGAAACCTGGAGAGCAATTGTGATAGTAATTTTCTCTGAGAAGATGGTATTCCTGTAAAATAACTGGACAAGGATTTTAGAATTTGACTGTTGGTGTTGTCTTTCCAGTTGATTAGTTGATCATCGTCAGGGAGAACCACGAGCAACTCTGAGGAAGATTCTTCCAGTGGTAGTATTTTCTTCTCAGGAGAAATTGAGAGATGACTTACCATTTGAATAGGTGCTTGATATGCCTTCAACAAATTCACATGCACTAGTTGCTTTGATCGTCTACGATCAGGAGTAGAGagaacatagtttaccttagaagttctttgaagcactttgtaaggtcccataaatttttcacgtaagggggaaccgggtatgggatGATATACAAGCACCTCATCTCCTGGCTGAAATACACGCAGCTTTGCCTTTTTATCATACAAGCGGGACATCTTCTCCTGGGAATGCAAAAGATTGGTATTAGCAAATACATGAAGTGATATAATTTTATCCTTTAGCTCCTGTAGATATGACAAAATGTTGGTAATCTCTTCCTTGTTATGAATTAGATTTTCCTTCACCATACTGAGTGATGTTCGGGGCTTTCTTCCGAACATTAATTCGAAAGGGGACACTCCAGTGGACTCTTGTGGTACACTTCTTATAATATACATCAGAAGATCAATATCTCTATCCCACTGTTCCGAAGTTTCCTGCATGTACTTCCGAAGaaggtttttaatagtttggtgaacTCTTTCCAGAGCACCGTTACTTTGGGGACGATAAGCAGAagtatatatgttatgaatattgaattctctcatagcttgttgaaaaagcttactagtgaagtttgtgcctctatcacattgcaatgtctttggaaatccataggttgtgaaaattttgacaagttgaccaattatagtttttgcatttatattttttattggcactgctatgggatatctcgttgttgggcaaagaacagtaagtaaatactcattaccttgcttagtcctaggcattgggccaacacagtctatgataatcctctcaaagggaaactttggtacggatatgggctgaagaggagctggtggaagtctctcattgggtttgccagtagtctggcaatgatgacatgctttaataaattgttgaatgtccttcttcatcccaggccagaagaagtcttcagctaaggtagagtaagtcttgttgaccccaaagtggttcacatgagagtgggctaattcaagaagagctggaactagagagagtggtagaaccagttgatgacagtcaaaccatgttgtggttgctggtgctttggaggacctaaaatgtcgaaaaagcaaatcattatcaagataaaagtaaggagttttgggatgatcatctggctctgcaactttcttccaaagatccttaagaacaggatctttattttgcaagtccttgaaatttgatttggtcatatttataaggtctaatgtcttctctactctatttccactatctataacaattggtttaattgatgtcatttgaataacagcattatttaatttatttgattcattttctataagaatatcaggatcagatactactggattaacaatggcccctgcaagatcattaccaattaaAAGCTGGATAGATGAACAAGGCAAAGGATCTCGTGAAACTGCAATTAAAACATTACCTTGATAGTAAGGACACTGTAAATTCACCTCTGCCAAAGGCATGGATTTGGTGGTACTGAGGTCCGAAACAGTAACATACTCATGTCTCAGTTTGAAGTCCTGTGAAGGCAGAGCTACCACACTTTGGGAGGATCCTGTATCTCTTAAGCAAGTAACTGGAATACCATTCACGGTGCCTTTACAAGTAAAAGGTTTGAAGACGTCCCCATCAAGTTCTTGAGCAGCAACATGAAAAGTTTTCTTATTATCCTTCCTATTAGGGTTCGGAGAATTCTTTCCAACATCAGACTTCTTGCACGAAGGATTAGGACAGTTCTCTATGTGATGCCCTTCCTGCTTACAGTAGGAACAATATGCTGTGGATGATTGAGAAAAAGTAGActtattaaatggtttaaatgttttaTGAATCAAGTAGTAATCATCAGCTAAACTGGCTGCTTTCAACAAGTTGGTTTCTCCCTTTTCCAGAATGAAAGTAGCAATGTTACCTGGCAATTTCCTAATGAACTCTTCCATTAGAATAAGATTTTTTAAGGATTCAAAATCTGAAACACCTGTCTTTTGCAACCATTTTGTAAATTGCCTAACTTTGTCactgcaaaattcaacaaaagtttgtgaaggcattttgtaaaagtgccggaactgttgccgataaccttcagctgtgatggcataagcatctaaaactgcctttttaatcacatcatactcctttacttcaaccatctgagagattacatatgctgccttacctttgaactgatttctgacaaccattacccattgctcctgaggccacttcaaggttttagcagt belongs to Palaemon carinicauda isolate YSFRI2023 chromosome 17, ASM3689809v2, whole genome shotgun sequence and includes:
- the LOC137656899 gene encoding uncharacterized protein produces the protein MSFNLEKFMNDIKGEILTLRYAKKQELLSVAQRCDLEVDPKYVKAVIIDKILQFFIDEGIFEDDDEDIDELRSLTGAYATPGIDPKIEQLRLQLQLQKEQQKMAALELQKQQQLLALEYEHKCKLAELEIQKEQKSANIQIKLKTDGEIPSKFDILKAKKLLPDFDEKDPEVFFTTFEDTAKTLKWPQEQWVMVVRNQFKGKAAYVISQMVEVKEYDVIKKAVLDAYAITAEGYRQQFRHFYKMPSQTFVEFCSDKVRQFTKWLQKTGVSDFESLKNLILMEEFIRKLPGNIATFILEKGETNLLKAASLADDYYLIHKTFKPFNKSTFSQSSTAYCSYCKQEGHHIENCPNPSCKKSDVGKNSPNPNRKDNKKTFHVAAQELDGDVFKPFTCKGTVNGIPVTCLRDTGSSQSVVALPSQDFKLRHEYVTVSDLSTTKSMPLAEVNLQCPYYQGNVLIAVSRDPLPCSSIQLLIGNDLAGAIVNPVVSDPDILIENESNKLNNAVIQMTSIKPIVIDSGNRVEKTLDLINMTKSNFKDLQNKDPVLKDLWKKVAEPDDHPKTPYFYLDNDLLFRHFRSSKAPATTTWFDCHQLVLPLSLVPALLELAHSHVNHFGVNKTYSTLAEDFFWPGMKKDIQQFIKACHHCQTTGKPNERLPPAPLQPISVPKFPFERIIIDCVGPMPRTKQGEDVPLV